Proteins from a genomic interval of Mycolicibacterium grossiae:
- a CDS encoding TetR/AcrR family transcriptional regulator — protein MAKPASDTKQRIQSVARELFTEKGVQRTSLQDIADRLGITKPALYYHFGSRDELVRSILTPLMEEGEIFVAAQERRRRASRATPRELLEGWFDFHYKHRADLVLVVAELTTLADLGLIDSLLAWRERLTRLVFGGRPTLEQSTRAVIAFGGLQDCCLQFPDAARDRLRAAAVDGALAALGLDG, from the coding sequence GTGGCCAAGCCGGCGTCGGACACCAAGCAGCGCATTCAATCCGTGGCACGCGAACTGTTCACCGAGAAGGGCGTGCAGCGCACCAGCCTGCAGGACATCGCCGACCGCCTCGGCATCACCAAGCCCGCGCTGTACTACCACTTCGGGTCCCGCGACGAACTCGTCCGCAGCATCCTGACACCGCTGATGGAGGAGGGGGAGATCTTCGTCGCGGCCCAGGAGCGCAGGCGGCGGGCGTCCCGCGCCACGCCCCGCGAACTGCTCGAGGGCTGGTTCGACTTCCACTACAAGCACCGGGCGGACCTGGTGCTGGTGGTTGCCGAGTTGACGACCCTCGCCGATCTCGGCCTCATCGATTCCCTGCTCGCCTGGCGCGAGCGGCTCACCCGACTGGTGTTCGGCGGCAGGCCGACGCTCGAGCAGTCGACGCGCGCCGTCATCGCGTTCGGCGGACTGCAGGACTGCTGTCTGCAATTCCCGGACGCAGCGCGTGACCGGTTGCGGGCGGCGGCCGTCGACGGCGCGCTGGCCGCTCTGGGGCTGGACGGTTAG